The genomic segment ATGACACTCTGAATTGAATGCATACGGTGTTAATTTGCTGGATTTTGATGATACCACGGTATTCTATGATTATTTTACAGATCAACTCAGCTCAAAAGTCTTCGGCTCTTATTTTGCCAGAATATTTCTGATGAGGGATTGATTGCAGCAGCTTCTAAAATTCCATTGCTGGAAGAGCTTGACCTTTCATACTGCTCATTCTCAAAGGCAGCTCTAGAAAAAGTTGGGCATTGTTGTCCTTTATTAAGATCATTCAAGTTAAACACCACAGGGTACAGATATCCATGTATAGAGTGTGATGATGAGGCACTAGCTGTTGCAGAAAGTATGCCCGGGCTACGTCACCTCCAAATGTTTGGGAATAAGTTGACAAATGATGGCTTGCAGGCTATTCTTGATGCTTGTCTTTACCTTGAATCACTTGATCTGCGCCGGTGTTTCAATGTTATTTTGGAAGGGCAGATGGGGAGAAGATGTAGTGAACGCATCAAAGATTTGCGGCAGCCTAACGATTCCACTGATGACTATCCATTTGATTCACGATTTCCTCACATTTTATGGTCTGATGAGGAAGACTACCCTTGTAGATTTTCTGACATTGATTTCATGTCTGATGATGATAACTATGAGTTCTCATTTGGCAGTAATTTTACGGAGGTTTATGACGAAGAAGATGGGTGGCTTTTCTGAAGCAGTTGAGGTCTCTACAGACGAGTGAAACCAAGCTATGCAAGTGTAGGCACTGACCCAACATTTCAGTGTTCTTGGTACCAGCTAGGTTTTTGTGAAGAGTTTGtacatgtgtttttattttttattttaattttatttcgaAGACTGCTTTCTCATGTGGACCtaaactgtattttttatttatgtgcgTTATGGATCGTCTCTCAATTGACTTTGGATCCCACTTCCCAGGTAGTGAGGaccataattttaaatcatctaGTTTACTGCCTCTTGCCAAGTAAAATTTGTTTTCCGTTCCTTTTCATGTTTCAGGTCGTGTAAGGAAAAAACGAAAGTActaaattatgattattatgaaattaataataatgtttcattttctttggtTCCCAGGTAGAGAGGACCTTTTTTATACTAACGAAAGCACAAAGTTTCTTCCtgaagaaggggaaaaaattcTGAGGTTCCTAACAGATGGTGAAACCTTACGACTGCCCCTTCCTAATTTAAACTGGAGCAACAGCAAATTGAAAATGTTTGAGAGGCATGCATGCAGATCAGAGTAGCTAATGTTTGAACACTATGCCCAGGAAGAACAAAGGGTTTCCCGAGAAAAAAAGGGTCTCTTTGCTTACATATGGTTTCAAAATCTcttgaaatattgtttttatcgCAATTTTGAAAAGAGTTATCACTGTGTCACCGGAAAACAGAGTAAACCTCTGCTTTTCATTTGTATGCACCGCTGCAAGTTTATGGCACTTGACCCGACTGTAAAAGGAGCGAAGGTAAAAGCCCTCAAACAAACTGAATTCAAAGCTGACATTCTGTCAGGCATGCTAGGGATGATTCTCTTCATTGGATCACAAGAGAGTTGCTGCAGTTGGTAAGGGCTCAGGGATTTCTCTTCATCATGAGAGCTTGTTAAAACTAGATTCGATATAGAGGTTGCATATAAACATAACGCATGCTCTCACAATTTTCAGCTAGGCTACCGGCGATAAACCAGCACGGCTGCTACAACAGCAGCAGGGAAGGTATCTCCAGCTCCAGTAGCGTAAATTACTAT from the Populus nigra chromosome 9, ddPopNigr1.1, whole genome shotgun sequence genome contains:
- the LOC133703053 gene encoding LOW QUALITY PROTEIN: F-box protein SKIP19-like (The sequence of the model RefSeq protein was modified relative to this genomic sequence to represent the inferred CDS: inserted 2 bases in 1 codon) — translated: MDYSHSPPRTLGGGGGEEEEVGIECGKWVELPXRVMASILKRVGAIGILANVERVCKTWRNICKEPSMWRSIDMRNLGDIWDMDYDMVKICRHAVDRSSGALLHINIEYFGTDDLLLYIADRSTQLKSLRLLFCQNISDEGLIAAASKIPLLEELDLSYCSFSKAALEKVGHCCPLLRSFKLNTTGYRYPCIECDDEALAVAESMPGLRHLQMFGNKLTNDGLQAILDACLYLESLDLRRCFNVILEGQMGRRCSERIKDLRQPNDSTDDYPFDSRFPHILWSDEEDYPCRFSDIDFMSDDDNYEFSFGSNFTEVYDEEDGWLF